One Solidesulfovibrio sp. DNA segment encodes these proteins:
- a CDS encoding cold shock domain-containing protein, with protein MGFEGTVKWFSDKKGYGFITREGEDDVFVHYSSIEGEGFRTLREGELVRFEIIQGERGPKATNVVKSA; from the coding sequence ATGGGATTCGAAGGCACCGTCAAATGGTTCAGTGACAAGAAGGGCTATGGTTTCATCACGCGCGAGGGCGAGGACGACGTGTTCGTCCACTATTCGTCGATCGAGGGTGAGGGCTTTCGCACCTTGCGCGAAGGGGAACTCGTACGCTTTGAAATCATCCAGGGCGAACGGGGTCCCAAGGCCACCAATGTGGTGAAATCCGCCTGA
- a CDS encoding tRNA (adenine-N1)-methyltransferase: MKQGDLILLVSPKGKRYLRRFVPDMILHTQEGMIRFADVAQAGCGGAVTTHLGHPFRILRPSTYDLVKGVKRSTQIMYPKEIGYVLLKLGIGPGVRVIEAGSGSGGLTLALAWHVGDTGRVYTFERRPEFFALSGENLEAVGLCGRVSRFHHDIATGFLPDCHVPGDPLTDPSDADALFLDVRTPWDYLEAAAAVVRPGAPVGFLLPTVNQISELLAAMAASPFEDVEVLEILVRRYKPVPERLRPEDRMVAHTGFLVFARHGGLAAYRRPAPLPPAPGPDNGHADPDAGPDDARAGEDAATD, translated from the coding sequence GTGAAACAGGGCGATTTGATACTTCTGGTCTCCCCCAAGGGCAAGCGATATCTGCGGCGTTTCGTGCCGGATATGATCCTGCACACCCAGGAAGGCATGATCCGTTTCGCCGACGTGGCCCAGGCCGGTTGCGGCGGCGCGGTCACCACCCACCTCGGCCACCCCTTCCGCATCCTGCGGCCCTCGACCTACGACCTGGTCAAGGGCGTCAAGCGCTCGACCCAGATCATGTATCCCAAGGAGATCGGCTACGTCCTGCTCAAGCTCGGCATCGGCCCCGGCGTGCGGGTCATCGAGGCCGGCAGCGGCTCGGGCGGGTTGACCCTGGCCCTGGCCTGGCACGTGGGCGACACGGGCCGGGTCTACACCTTCGAGCGCCGGCCGGAATTTTTCGCCCTGTCCGGGGAGAACCTCGAGGCCGTGGGCCTGTGCGGCCGGGTCAGCCGGTTCCACCACGACATCGCCACCGGTTTCTTACCCGATTGTCATGTTCCCGGCGACCCCCTGACCGACCCGAGCGACGCCGACGCCCTGTTTCTCGACGTGCGCACGCCCTGGGACTACCTGGAAGCGGCGGCCGCCGTGGTGCGGCCGGGCGCGCCCGTGGGCTTTTTGCTGCCCACCGTCAACCAGATCAGCGAACTGCTGGCGGCCATGGCGGCCTCGCCCTTCGAGGACGTGGAAGTGCTCGAAATCCTGGTGCGCCGCTACAAGCCCGTGCCCGAGCGCCTGCGGCCCGAGGACCGCATGGTGGCCCACACGGGCTTTCTGGTCTTCGCCCGCCACGGTGGCCTGGCCGCCTATCGCCGGCCGGCCCCCCTGCCGCCCGCCCCCGGGCCCGACAACGGCCACGCCGATCCCGACGCCGGCCCCGACGACGCCCGGGCCGGCGAGGACGCCGCGACCGATTGA
- a CDS encoding Rne/Rng family ribonuclease produces MSRGSKRKQKMFIGVLPGEQVEVAVAEDGVLIEYYVEMVHQAKTRGHIYKGKIHNIDPALQAAFINYGAERNGFLQIDEVHPEYYQVVHTGERRPKYPPIQKALKKGQELLVQVVKEPTGHKGAFLTTYLSLPGRYFVLTPGREQRGVSRKIEDETERKRLKEAIAGLKLDEGLGIIVRTAALSQSKTSLERDLSYLKRLWKEVRQRGTTAETPNLIYQELDLSSRAVRDYLTDEVGEIWVDEPETAERVAEMATLVYPRRPGIVKQHTDMDVPLWDRFNLRKQIEQLYGREVTLPSGGVLVFDHAEALTAVDINSGKIGGESNFREMALKTNVEAAEEIARQLRLRDIGGQVVIDFIEMKDRKHVAEVEKTLRAAFKSDRARTDVGRISRFGLLEIVRQRLGSSALSITSEPCPCCRGSGQRRNHEWQALTVLKDIYRQMRKDSGQETVTAKVGEELALYLLNHKRARLSAMEEEFKKKIIIAPL; encoded by the coding sequence ATGAGCAGAGGAAGCAAACGAAAACAGAAGATGTTCATCGGCGTGCTGCCCGGCGAACAGGTCGAAGTGGCCGTGGCCGAGGACGGCGTGCTGATCGAATACTACGTGGAGATGGTCCACCAGGCCAAGACGCGCGGCCACATCTACAAGGGGAAAATCCACAACATCGATCCCGCCCTCCAGGCCGCCTTCATCAATTACGGCGCCGAGCGCAACGGTTTCCTGCAGATCGACGAGGTCCACCCCGAATACTACCAGGTCGTCCACACCGGCGAGCGCCGCCCCAAATACCCGCCCATCCAGAAGGCGCTCAAAAAGGGCCAGGAACTGCTCGTCCAGGTCGTCAAGGAGCCCACCGGCCACAAGGGCGCCTTCCTGACCACCTACCTGTCCCTGCCCGGCCGCTATTTCGTGCTCACCCCGGGCCGCGAGCAGCGGGGCGTTTCGCGCAAGATCGAGGACGAGACCGAGCGCAAGCGCCTCAAGGAGGCCATCGCCGGCCTCAAACTCGACGAGGGCCTGGGGATCATCGTGCGCACCGCCGCCCTGTCCCAGTCCAAGACGTCCCTGGAGCGCGACCTGTCCTATCTGAAGCGCCTGTGGAAGGAGGTGCGCCAGCGCGGCACCACGGCCGAGACGCCGAACCTGATCTACCAGGAGCTCGACCTGTCGTCGCGGGCCGTGCGCGACTACCTCACCGACGAGGTGGGCGAGATCTGGGTGGACGAGCCCGAGACGGCCGAGCGCGTGGCCGAGATGGCCACCCTCGTCTATCCGCGCCGCCCGGGCATCGTCAAACAGCACACCGACATGGACGTGCCCCTGTGGGACCGCTTCAACCTGCGCAAGCAGATCGAGCAGCTCTACGGCCGCGAGGTGACGCTACCCAGCGGCGGCGTGCTCGTCTTCGACCACGCCGAGGCCCTCACGGCCGTGGACATCAACTCCGGCAAGATCGGCGGCGAATCGAATTTCCGCGAGATGGCCCTTAAAACCAACGTCGAGGCGGCCGAGGAGATCGCGCGGCAGTTGCGCCTGCGCGACATCGGCGGCCAGGTGGTCATCGACTTCATCGAGATGAAGGACCGCAAGCACGTGGCCGAGGTGGAAAAGACCCTGCGGGCGGCGTTTAAGTCCGACCGGGCCCGCACCGACGTGGGGCGCATCTCGCGCTTCGGGCTGCTCGAAATCGTGCGCCAGCGCCTGGGCTCCTCGGCCCTGTCCATCACCTCCGAACCCTGCCCCTGCTGCCGGGGCTCGGGCCAGCGGCGCAACCACGAGTGGCAGGCGCTCACCGTGCTCAAGGACATCTACCGCCAGATGCGCAAGGACAGTGGGCAGGAGACCGTCACGGCCAAGGTCGGCGAGGAACTGGCCCTGTACCTGCTCAACCACAAGCGGGCGCGGCTTTCGGCCATGGAAGAGGAATTCAAGAAAAAGATCATCATCGCCCCCCTCTAG
- a CDS encoding epoxyqueuosine reductase QueH — protein sequence MAGRILLHICCGPCAIAPVKRLQEAGWTVVGLFYNPNIQPAMEYLRRREGVAAVAGILDVAVRYDAYDPLPHLRRSLADPAGRCPPCWDERLDRAAATARALGCDAFTSSLLYSKYQDHDLLAALGDARAQAHGVPFHYRDFRVHWDEGVALSREWNIYRQPYCGCLLSELDRYAKKLRQPPVGE from the coding sequence ATGGCCGGGCGGATCCTGCTCCACATCTGCTGCGGCCCCTGCGCCATCGCGCCCGTAAAGCGCCTCCAGGAGGCCGGCTGGACCGTCGTGGGGCTCTTTTACAATCCCAACATCCAGCCGGCCATGGAGTACCTGCGCCGCCGCGAGGGCGTGGCCGCCGTGGCCGGCATCCTGGACGTGGCCGTGCGCTACGACGCCTACGATCCGTTGCCTCACCTGCGCCGGTCCCTGGCCGATCCGGCCGGCCGGTGTCCGCCGTGCTGGGACGAGCGCCTGGACCGGGCCGCGGCCACGGCCCGGGCGCTGGGCTGCGACGCCTTCACCTCGTCGCTGCTCTACAGCAAGTACCAGGACCACGACCTGCTCGCCGCCCTGGGCGACGCCAGGGCGCAAGCCCATGGCGTGCCCTTCCACTACCGGGATTTCCGCGTCCACTGGGACGAGGGCGTGGCCCTGTCCCGGGAGTGGAACATCTACCGCCAGCCCTACTGCGGCTGCCTGCTGAGCGAACTCGACCGCTACGCCAAGAAGCTGCGCCAGCCGCCCGTGGGCGAGTAG
- a CDS encoding radical SAM protein: MTALVPGRAGPVKPFARRDKEDRATDPSRCIFGPVASGRLGLSLGLDLLGARICTFDCLYCEAGPTEALTLARKPYVPAARLLAELAAWKAAGHPRPDAVTLGGLGEPTLNSDCGAILAGAKELFPDVPVAVLTNSSLLSDPDVRGALRLADIVLPSMDTLVAAEYGRLNRPQAGLDLAGLRRGLLDFRSGYDGSLYLEVLLAAGINDSEENLALLRDFCRELAPTRVDVVTLSRPGAYPQAKAVPAAVLSRFRRALAVGPGADAVAGGHGPAALAARRAADTAAPDTADAAAPRAADRAGDTAARVLASVTRRPQTAAVLAAALGEPLVAVQAALDGLEAAGSVQRRRDGQDIFYSG; encoded by the coding sequence ATGACGGCCCTTGTCCCCGGGCGGGCCGGGCCTGTCAAGCCGTTTGCGCGACGCGACAAGGAGGATCGCGCCACGGACCCCTCACGCTGCATTTTCGGACCCGTCGCTTCGGGCCGCCTCGGATTGTCGCTGGGCCTCGACCTGCTCGGCGCGCGGATCTGCACGTTCGATTGCCTCTACTGCGAGGCCGGTCCCACCGAGGCGTTGACCTTGGCCCGCAAGCCCTATGTGCCGGCGGCCCGGCTCCTGGCGGAACTGGCCGCCTGGAAGGCGGCCGGCCATCCCCGGCCCGACGCCGTGACCCTGGGCGGCCTCGGCGAACCCACGCTCAACAGCGACTGCGGCGCCATCCTCGCCGGCGCCAAGGAACTTTTCCCCGACGTCCCGGTGGCCGTGCTCACCAATTCGAGCCTGCTGTCCGATCCGGACGTCCGGGGAGCGCTTCGACTGGCCGACATCGTGTTGCCGTCCATGGACACGCTGGTGGCGGCCGAGTACGGGCGGCTCAACCGCCCCCAGGCCGGCCTCGACCTGGCCGGCCTGCGCCGGGGGCTGCTCGATTTTCGTTCGGGCTACGACGGGTCCCTGTATCTGGAAGTGCTGCTGGCGGCCGGGATCAACGATTCCGAGGAGAACCTGGCCTTGCTGCGGGATTTTTGCCGCGAACTTGCCCCGACCCGGGTCGATGTCGTCACCTTGTCGCGCCCCGGGGCCTATCCCCAGGCCAAGGCCGTGCCGGCCGCGGTGTTGTCGCGGTTTCGCCGGGCCTTGGCGGTCGGGCCGGGGGCGGACGCCGTCGCCGGGGGCCATGGCCCCGCCGCCCTGGCCGCGCGCCGGGCGGCCGATACGGCCGCTCCCGACACGGCCGACGCGGCCGCGCCCAGGGCGGCCGATCGGGCCGGTGATACGGCCGCGCGCGTCCTGGCCTCGGTGACCAGGCGCCCCCAGACCGCCGCCGTCCTGGCCGCGGCCCTGGGCGAGCCCCTCGTCGCCGTTCAGGCGGCCCTGGACGGCCTGGAGGCCGCGGGCTCGGTGCAGCGGCGACGGGACGGCCAGGACATTTTTTATTCCGGCTAG
- a CDS encoding CobD/CbiB family cobalamin biosynthesis protein translates to MSETLLLLLAVALDLLCGDPPRLPHPVRAIGAAYAGLDRLADGLGWRNRLFGAAGVLLVAAASAGLVRGLAGLPLVGWLAGLYFAYAGLALGGLLREGRRAARFLEANRTEDARAVVAGLVSRDVSALDADGLWRALAESVAENANDAFVAPLFWLAVSGPAGLWAYKAVSTADSMWGYRTPRYVRLGFFAARADDVLAWLPARLTVGAMWCAAWLLGLGRAVRLADVRRDARKSASPNAGWPMAAAAWLCGAAMGGEATYFGARVIKPIMGPPGAAWNAARYAKLDRMVVGAGLLFAVIIIFLAGLYL, encoded by the coding sequence ATGTCCGAAACGCTCCTCCTCCTGTTGGCCGTGGCCTTGGACCTGCTGTGTGGCGACCCGCCGCGCCTGCCCCATCCCGTGCGGGCCATCGGCGCGGCCTATGCCGGCCTGGACCGGCTGGCCGACGGGCTTGGCTGGCGCAACCGCCTGTTCGGGGCGGCCGGCGTCCTGCTGGTCGCGGCGGCCAGCGCCGGGCTGGTCCGGGGACTGGCCGGCCTGCCGTTGGTGGGCTGGCTGGCCGGGCTCTATTTCGCCTACGCCGGCCTGGCCCTGGGCGGGCTGTTGCGCGAGGGGCGCCGGGCGGCACGGTTTTTGGAAGCCAACCGAACGGAAGACGCCCGGGCCGTGGTGGCCGGCCTGGTCAGCCGCGACGTGTCCGCCCTGGACGCGGACGGCCTGTGGCGGGCCCTGGCCGAGTCCGTGGCCGAAAACGCCAACGACGCCTTCGTGGCGCCGCTTTTCTGGCTGGCGGTTTCCGGCCCGGCCGGGCTGTGGGCCTACAAGGCCGTCAGCACCGCCGATTCCATGTGGGGCTACCGCACGCCGCGCTACGTGCGGCTGGGCTTTTTCGCCGCCCGGGCCGACGACGTCCTGGCCTGGCTGCCGGCCCGGCTCACGGTGGGCGCCATGTGGTGCGCCGCCTGGCTCCTGGGCCTGGGGCGGGCCGTGCGCCTGGCCGACGTGCGCCGGGACGCGCGAAAAAGCGCCAGCCCCAATGCCGGCTGGCCCATGGCCGCGGCGGCCTGGCTGTGCGGCGCCGCCATGGGGGGGGAGGCGACGTATTTCGGGGCGCGTGTGATCAAGCCGATCATGGGGCCGCCCGGCGCGGCCTGGAATGCGGCGCGTTATGCCAAACTTGATCGAATGGTGGTTGGCGCCGGCCTTCTGTTTGCAGTGATAATTATTTTTTTAGCGGGCCTTTATTTGTAA